A genomic segment from Luteolibacter ambystomatis encodes:
- a CDS encoding L-serine ammonia-lyase — MPSALDMFTIGIGPSSSHTVGPMHAAREFVLDLQKRGLAGQVARVRCDTYGSLAATGKGHGTDKALILGFLGQDPEFVDVDAIEGLLAEVATSGSLTLPWGTVIPFNAKEDLDFKRLKPLPLHPNGMHFQAYDAAGALVGENIIYSLGGGFIAAEADLKAAVPEDDSALPYPFTCAAELMQHCEQQRFSISCLALANENARRPEAETRARLDAVWAAMQSCVKRGCTQEGILPGGLKVKRRAATIFDNLCAKPEAALSDPLTILDWVNLYALAVNEENAAGGRVVTAPTNGAAGIIPAVLHYAVRFKHSPYPDGVHRFLLTAAAIGLLYKRNASISGAEAGCQGEVGVACSMAAAGLAEYLGATPKQVENAAEIGMEHNLGLTCDPVGGLVQIPCIERNAMASVKAINAARLAMAGDGSHFVSLDKVIKTMRDTGRDMKSKYKETSRGGLAVNVVEC; from the coding sequence ATGCCCTCCGCCCTAGACATGTTCACCATCGGGATCGGCCCCTCGTCGTCCCACACCGTCGGCCCGATGCACGCCGCGCGCGAATTCGTGCTCGATCTGCAGAAACGCGGACTTGCCGGCCAGGTCGCGCGCGTGCGCTGCGACACCTACGGTTCGCTCGCCGCCACCGGCAAGGGCCACGGCACCGACAAGGCGCTCATCCTCGGTTTCCTCGGGCAGGACCCCGAGTTCGTGGATGTGGATGCCATCGAAGGACTGCTCGCGGAGGTCGCCACCTCCGGTTCGCTGACGCTGCCGTGGGGCACGGTGATCCCATTCAACGCGAAGGAGGATCTCGATTTCAAGCGCCTCAAGCCGCTGCCGCTGCATCCGAACGGCATGCACTTCCAGGCCTACGATGCTGCGGGCGCGTTGGTCGGGGAAAACATCATCTATTCGCTCGGCGGTGGCTTCATCGCCGCGGAGGCGGATCTGAAGGCGGCGGTGCCGGAGGACGACAGCGCCCTGCCCTATCCCTTCACCTGTGCCGCGGAACTGATGCAGCACTGCGAGCAACAGCGCTTTTCCATCTCCTGCCTCGCGCTGGCGAATGAGAACGCCCGCCGCCCGGAAGCAGAGACGCGCGCGCGCCTCGATGCGGTGTGGGCTGCCATGCAGAGCTGCGTGAAACGCGGCTGCACCCAGGAAGGCATCCTCCCCGGCGGCCTCAAGGTGAAACGCCGCGCCGCCACCATCTTCGACAATCTCTGCGCCAAGCCCGAGGCGGCGCTTTCCGATCCGCTCACCATCCTCGATTGGGTGAACCTCTACGCGCTGGCCGTGAATGAGGAGAACGCCGCCGGTGGCCGCGTGGTCACCGCGCCCACCAATGGAGCGGCGGGCATCATTCCCGCGGTGCTGCACTACGCGGTACGCTTCAAGCACTCGCCCTATCCGGATGGCGTGCATCGTTTCCTGCTCACCGCCGCCGCGATCGGCCTGCTCTACAAGCGCAATGCCTCCATCTCCGGCGCGGAAGCCGGTTGCCAGGGCGAAGTCGGCGTCGCCTGCTCGATGGCCGCCGCCGGTCTCGCCGAATATCTCGGTGCCACGCCGAAGCAGGTCGAGAATGCCGCCGAGATCGGCATGGAGCACAACCTCGGCCTGACCTGCGATCCGGTCGGCGGCCTGGTGCAGATCCCCTGCATCGAACGCAATGCCATGGCCTCCGTGAAAGCCATCAACGCCGCACGTCTCGCGATGGCGGGCGATGGCTCGCACTTCGTCTCCCTCGACAAGGTCATCAAGACCATGCGCGACACCGGCCGCGACATGAAGTCGAAGTATAAGGAAACCTCCCGCGGCGGCCTCGCCGTGAACGTGGTGGAGTGCTGA
- a CDS encoding helix-turn-helix domain-containing protein yields MTTLRIGLVSDYFRAGVAEGAAAYGRAHGVEIDPRWFVRGDWMGDHPAWSAVITEVVNMPELADRVLSLELPTVLMAPMAQAPPGLPVVTADFRACGMLAFEELVATGVHSLAVLRTSPRNIDQESCDGFIEAAHARGRKVIDPEPARRMAQSPVSPAHFNERVSAYVDLLEEMPKPVGLFLAHAGFTYSLQVELKRRGFRVPEDFSIVVIQKDVQGTAEMAPVPITTVDPDSWQQGYFAAQLLHQHLLGEALAAAVHHIPPVGVTRRDSTGCPLAKDPAVAKVLHLIRERFASELKVDELARLAAVGRRSLEERFRREMHMSIHEALTRRRMEEAKKLLRSTPLGIGVIAEACGYSSVHYFSTAFKRETDASPAAFRASGGST; encoded by the coding sequence GTGACCACGCTGAGAATCGGGCTGGTTTCGGATTACTTCCGCGCGGGCGTCGCGGAGGGAGCCGCCGCCTACGGTCGTGCCCATGGCGTGGAGATCGACCCGCGGTGGTTCGTGCGCGGTGATTGGATGGGGGATCATCCGGCATGGAGCGCGGTCATCACGGAGGTGGTGAACATGCCGGAACTGGCGGACCGGGTGCTTTCCTTGGAGTTGCCAACCGTCCTGATGGCACCCATGGCGCAGGCACCGCCCGGGCTGCCGGTGGTCACTGCGGATTTCCGTGCCTGCGGCATGTTGGCCTTTGAAGAACTGGTGGCGACCGGTGTTCACAGCCTGGCCGTGCTTCGTACCAGCCCGCGCAATATCGATCAGGAAAGTTGCGATGGCTTCATCGAGGCGGCGCATGCCCGTGGCCGGAAGGTGATCGATCCGGAGCCCGCCCGGAGGATGGCGCAGAGCCCCGTGAGCCCCGCGCACTTCAATGAGCGTGTATCGGCCTATGTGGACTTGCTGGAGGAAATGCCGAAGCCGGTGGGGCTCTTCCTCGCGCACGCCGGATTCACCTATTCGCTTCAGGTGGAGTTGAAGCGCCGCGGCTTCCGCGTGCCGGAGGATTTCTCCATCGTCGTGATCCAGAAGGACGTTCAGGGCACCGCGGAGATGGCTCCCGTTCCGATCACCACGGTGGACCCGGACAGTTGGCAGCAGGGTTACTTCGCCGCCCAGTTGCTGCACCAGCACTTGTTAGGCGAGGCGCTCGCCGCAGCGGTTCATCACATCCCGCCGGTAGGGGTGACCCGCCGGGACAGCACCGGCTGTCCGTTGGCGAAGGACCCGGCGGTGGCGAAGGTGCTGCATTTGATCCGCGAACGCTTTGCCTCCGAGCTGAAGGTGGATGAGCTGGCCCGGCTCGCCGCCGTGGGAAGACGCAGCCTGGAGGAACGCTTCCGCCGCGAGATGCACATGAGCATCCATGAGGCTCTCACCCGCCGCCGCATGGAGGAGGCGAAGAAGCTGCTGCGTTCCACGCCGCTCGGGATCGGGGTCATCGCGGAGGCTTGTGGTTATTCGTCGGTCCACTACTTCTCCACCGCCTTCAAGCGCGAGACGGATGCCAGCCCGGCGGCATTCCGGGCCTCAGGTGGATCTACGTAA
- a CDS encoding 3D domain-containing protein encodes MRQRLLPLAALVAVASLFSSCASKPGINVLSKNSIKKSSSSSGWALGFGTTESLPIAAPSASVMAAASSHTKDKHGMPVYAFSERNRLVRTTAYHPNESDHLVYGSSNATGTPLRYTNRVRSAAADWSFYPVGTVFRIAGLPYLYVVDDYGSALTGTGTIDIFTPTGESMNQWGRRNVEITIVQWGSFTRSKEILAQRTGYQHCRSMLANIVRQRPDLASTKGGSSNKG; translated from the coding sequence ATGCGCCAAAGACTCCTTCCGCTTGCTGCCCTCGTCGCGGTGGCTTCCCTTTTCTCAAGCTGCGCCTCCAAACCCGGCATCAACGTTCTCTCGAAGAACTCGATCAAGAAATCTTCCTCTTCCTCCGGCTGGGCCCTTGGCTTTGGTACGACCGAAAGCCTGCCCATCGCCGCTCCGTCCGCTTCCGTGATGGCCGCCGCTTCGTCCCACACCAAGGACAAGCACGGCATGCCGGTGTATGCATTCAGCGAGCGCAACCGCCTCGTCCGCACCACCGCCTATCATCCGAACGAAAGCGATCACCTCGTCTATGGCAGCTCGAATGCCACCGGCACTCCGCTCCGCTACACCAACCGCGTGCGCAGCGCCGCCGCCGACTGGTCCTTCTACCCGGTGGGCACCGTGTTCCGCATCGCCGGTCTTCCCTACCTCTACGTTGTGGATGACTACGGTTCGGCCCTGACCGGCACCGGCACCATCGACATCTTCACCCCGACCGGTGAAAGCATGAACCAGTGGGGCCGCCGCAATGTGGAGATCACCATCGTGCAGTGGGGTTCCTTCACCCGGAGCAAGGAGATCCTCGCCCAGCGCACCGGCTACCAGCACTGCCGCTCGATGCTCGCGAACATCGTCCGCCAGCGTCCGGACCTCGCCTCCACCAAGGGCGGCTCTTCCAACAAGGGCTGA
- a CDS encoding beta strand repeat-containing protein: MFLPSHFRGTSVPSFLIVMAFTAGAMMSAHAQTSLATGDIQITGVTSDANDSFTFVLWKDISAGTVIRFMDQSFTNASNGLLGTETDMSLTFTSGLTAGTVIRVEDAGTTLVNGGTFTGTKSGSLSGISASGDQVFIYQGAAVTNTGTSMSGRTLLYGFNIADTNWLSSGTADSNTSYLPTAISGQDLNLDSGNFDNADYSGVRTGMTTAAYRAAIANVDNYTQSDTRSDLATGGFTSSSAVDLTWDANGKTAGTGGTGTWDTTTQSRFSNSGNTTFLHWVDASAGNGQKAVFAGTAGTVSVASSGVKTSGLQFSVNGYTLQNNTITLLDSGSGTPAVNVVTSGHVATINSVLAGTSGMRKTGAGDVVLGADNTYTGGTTIDSGKVTIGSGGTTGSLGGGTVTNNGALVFNRSNSFTVSNGISGTGTLTKTGSGTMTLAGVNDYNGATTVDAGRMVMGGSAASSAFTVGNGAALSGTGTIGSLTVSSGGTVGGDALVGALATGTVNLQSGSTLSLDLNGTAAGTQYDQITVTGTVSLAGALSASLGYTPVNGDMLFILANDGVDVVTGTFSGLANNAIFNVGGQDFRISYFADSVGQTMTGGNDVALQAVPEPAAAVLGGLGLLALLRRRRN; encoded by the coding sequence ATGTTCCTCCCCTCCCACTTCCGTGGCACGTCCGTGCCTTCTTTCCTCATCGTGATGGCCTTCACCGCTGGCGCGATGATGTCGGCCCACGCCCAAACCTCGCTCGCCACCGGAGACATCCAGATCACCGGTGTCACCTCGGATGCGAACGATTCGTTCACCTTCGTGCTGTGGAAGGACATCAGCGCGGGCACGGTGATCCGCTTCATGGACCAGAGCTTCACCAACGCCTCCAACGGCCTGCTCGGCACGGAGACGGACATGTCGCTCACCTTCACCAGCGGCCTCACCGCGGGTACGGTGATCCGGGTGGAGGACGCTGGCACCACCTTGGTCAATGGAGGAACCTTCACCGGCACCAAGAGCGGCAGCCTCAGCGGCATCTCCGCCAGCGGCGACCAGGTCTTCATCTATCAGGGGGCTGCGGTGACCAATACCGGAACCTCCATGTCCGGGCGCACGCTGCTCTATGGATTCAACATCGCGGATACGAACTGGCTTTCCAGCGGCACAGCCGATTCGAACACGTCCTATCTCCCCACCGCCATCAGCGGCCAGGATCTGAATCTCGACTCCGGCAACTTCGACAACGCAGACTACTCCGGCGTCCGCACCGGCATGACCACCGCCGCCTACCGTGCCGCGATCGCCAACGTCGACAACTACACCCAGAGCGACACCCGCTCCGATCTGGCGACCGGTGGCTTCACCAGCTCCTCCGCGGTTGATCTGACGTGGGATGCCAATGGCAAGACCGCCGGCACCGGCGGCACGGGTACGTGGGACACCACCACCCAGAGCCGTTTCTCCAACAGCGGAAACACCACCTTCCTCCACTGGGTGGATGCTTCGGCGGGCAACGGCCAGAAAGCGGTCTTCGCGGGCACCGCGGGCACTGTGAGTGTGGCGTCCTCCGGCGTGAAGACATCCGGTCTCCAGTTCAGCGTGAACGGCTACACGCTTCAGAACAACACCATCACTCTTTTGGACTCCGGCAGCGGCACGCCGGCGGTGAACGTGGTTACCTCCGGCCACGTTGCTACGATCAACTCCGTACTGGCCGGCACTTCCGGCATGCGCAAAACCGGAGCCGGGGATGTGGTGCTCGGTGCCGATAACACCTACACCGGCGGCACCACCATCGACAGCGGCAAGGTCACCATCGGCAGTGGTGGCACCACTGGCAGCCTCGGCGGCGGTACGGTGACGAACAACGGCGCTCTGGTGTTCAACCGCTCGAACAGTTTCACGGTCTCCAACGGCATCTCCGGAACGGGCACGCTGACGAAGACCGGCAGCGGCACGATGACGCTGGCTGGAGTGAACGACTACAACGGTGCGACCACCGTGGATGCGGGTAGAATGGTCATGGGTGGGAGTGCCGCCAGCAGCGCTTTCACGGTCGGCAATGGCGCGGCTCTTTCCGGCACCGGCACCATTGGTTCGTTGACCGTGTCCAGCGGCGGCACCGTGGGGGGAGATGCGCTCGTGGGCGCGCTGGCGACCGGAACGGTGAATCTCCAATCCGGCAGCACTTTGTCCTTGGATCTGAATGGCACTGCCGCAGGCACCCAATACGACCAGATCACCGTGACTGGCACCGTCTCGCTGGCTGGTGCTCTCAGCGCCAGCCTCGGCTACACCCCGGTGAACGGGGACATGCTTTTCATTCTCGCCAATGATGGTGTGGACGTGGTGACCGGCACTTTCAGCGGTCTGGCAAACAACGCGATCTTCAACGTCGGCGGCCAGGATTTCCGCATCAGCTATTTTGCCGACAGCGTGGGCCAGACCATGACCGGCGGCAACGATGTCGCGCTCCAAGCGGTCCCCGAACCCGCCGCCGCCGTGCTGGGCGGGCTCGGCCTACTGGCGCTGTTGCGCCGCCGCCGGAACTGA
- the typA gene encoding translational GTPase TypA, which yields MSLKIRNLAIIAHVDHGKTTLVDQLLQAGGTYRENQAVQERAMDSMDLEREKGITIKAKNTAVHWEGYTINIVDTPGHADFGAEVERVMKMVDGVLLVVDAFGGPQAQTRFVLRKALAEGLKPIVVINKIDRPLADPKKVHDQVLELFLDLDATEDQFNAPFAYGSARDGYFMDSPDDEKVDCTPLLKKIVKYIPEPKADPEAPFSMLVSNIEWDNFVGRVAVGKVLGGSVKKGDDVWLIRKDGSKVKSKVMKTFTYSGLATTDSEGCSAGGIVGVAAGIDGIDIGETLVGSPDMEALPFVEIDPPTVSMQFSINDGPLAGKEGKHVTSRAIRDRLMHELKTNISIQVEDTDQAGVFSVSARGAMQIAVLVETMRREGFEVLVSRPTVINRRSEDGTLLEPFETLYVEAPGEYSQGILKGIANRKGILENMDTEASGRTFIQAVIPTRGLIGFETELVNLTSGHGIMSHLFKEYAPYAGEIVTRTTGTLVSMDAGAATTYSLQALEDRGILFVGPGDAIYGGMLVGENPRVGDLPVNPVKEKHLDNMRSSGKDKTSKLSPPIRFSLERAIEYIDSDELVEATPQNIRLRKRILDANARKRAAKGPGYEDRSNRG from the coding sequence ATGTCGCTCAAGATCCGCAACCTCGCCATCATCGCCCACGTTGACCACGGCAAAACCACCCTCGTCGACCAGCTTCTCCAAGCCGGCGGCACCTACCGTGAAAACCAGGCCGTGCAGGAGCGCGCCATGGACTCCATGGACCTCGAGCGTGAAAAAGGCATCACCATCAAGGCCAAGAACACCGCGGTCCATTGGGAAGGCTACACGATCAACATCGTGGACACCCCGGGCCACGCCGACTTCGGCGCCGAGGTGGAGCGCGTGATGAAGATGGTGGACGGTGTGCTGCTGGTGGTGGACGCCTTCGGCGGTCCGCAGGCCCAAACCCGCTTCGTGCTGCGCAAGGCTCTCGCGGAAGGCCTCAAGCCGATCGTGGTCATCAACAAGATCGACCGCCCGCTCGCCGATCCGAAGAAGGTGCACGACCAGGTGCTGGAACTCTTCCTCGATCTCGACGCGACCGAAGACCAGTTCAACGCGCCCTTCGCCTACGGCTCCGCCCGCGACGGTTACTTCATGGACTCCCCGGACGATGAGAAGGTGGACTGCACGCCGCTGCTCAAGAAGATCGTCAAGTACATCCCCGAGCCGAAGGCCGATCCGGAAGCTCCGTTCTCCATGCTCGTCTCGAACATCGAGTGGGACAATTTCGTCGGCCGCGTCGCGGTCGGCAAGGTGCTCGGCGGCAGCGTCAAGAAGGGTGACGACGTCTGGCTCATCCGCAAGGACGGCTCCAAGGTGAAGTCCAAGGTCATGAAGACCTTCACCTACTCGGGCCTTGCCACCACCGACTCCGAAGGTTGTAGCGCCGGTGGCATCGTCGGCGTCGCCGCCGGTATTGATGGCATCGACATCGGTGAAACCCTCGTCGGCAGCCCCGACATGGAAGCCCTGCCGTTTGTGGAAATCGACCCACCGACCGTGTCGATGCAGTTCTCGATCAACGACGGCCCGCTCGCCGGCAAGGAAGGCAAGCACGTGACCTCCCGCGCCATCCGCGACCGCCTGATGCACGAGCTGAAGACGAACATCTCCATCCAGGTGGAGGATACCGACCAGGCCGGCGTGTTCAGCGTCTCTGCGCGTGGCGCCATGCAGATCGCCGTGCTCGTGGAAACGATGCGCCGCGAGGGCTTCGAGGTGCTCGTCTCCCGCCCGACGGTGATCAACCGCCGCAGCGAGGACGGCACGCTCCTCGAGCCGTTCGAAACCCTCTACGTGGAAGCCCCGGGCGAATACTCGCAGGGTATCCTCAAGGGCATCGCCAACCGCAAGGGCATCCTCGAGAACATGGACACCGAGGCCAGCGGCCGCACCTTCATCCAGGCGGTGATCCCGACCCGCGGTCTGATCGGTTTCGAAACCGAGTTGGTCAACCTGACCTCCGGCCACGGCATCATGTCCCACCTCTTCAAGGAATACGCGCCGTACGCCGGTGAGATCGTGACCCGCACCACGGGCACGCTCGTCTCCATGGACGCCGGTGCCGCCACCACCTACTCGCTGCAGGCGCTGGAAGACCGCGGCATCCTCTTCGTCGGTCCGGGCGACGCCATCTACGGCGGCATGCTCGTCGGCGAGAACCCGCGCGTGGGCGATCTGCCGGTGAACCCGGTGAAGGAGAAGCACCTCGACAACATGCGCTCCTCCGGCAAGGACAAGACCTCCAAGCTGTCCCCGCCGATCCGCTTCTCGCTCGAGCGCGCGATTGAATACATCGACTCCGATGAACTGGTGGAAGCCACCCCGCAGAACATCCGCCTGCGCAAGCGCATCCTTGATGCCAACGCCCGCAAGCGTGCCGCCAAGGGCCCAGGCTACGAGGACCGCTCGAACCGCGGTTGA
- the thrC gene encoding threonine synthase — protein MLYHSTNKQVAPVDLKEAILRSLPADNGLYMPEILPVLPAEFWQIWRHLSIQEIGFAIAEAFFGEDVPAAALREIVEGTLSFPAPVEGIAPGDHILELFHGPTLAFKDFGARFMARLMAWLVRGDNRELTVLVATSGDTGGAVASAFHRVPGTRVIILYPKGKVSGLQEKQLTTLGDNITALEIDGTFDDCQRLVKSAFLDRELSESLNLTSANSINLARLVPQSFYYFEAARSLPEGVKPVFVVPSGNFGNLTAGLLAVQLGLPVEHFVAATNANDVVPQYLKSGDYQPRPSVATISNAMDVGAPSNFARMQALFGGSWEAMRGKISGYSFTDDQTRAAMRTVKATLGYDLDPHAAVGWLAAQKWRAAHPGTATITLGTAHPAKFLDVMEEELGKDVVEIPERLAILADREKVAIQMAADEEAFKAWLKR, from the coding sequence GTGCTCTACCACTCCACGAACAAGCAGGTTGCGCCCGTCGATCTGAAGGAAGCAATCCTGCGGTCCCTGCCTGCGGACAACGGCCTCTACATGCCGGAGATCCTGCCGGTGCTCCCGGCGGAGTTCTGGCAGATCTGGCGCCATCTCAGCATCCAGGAGATCGGCTTCGCGATTGCGGAGGCGTTCTTCGGCGAGGATGTGCCCGCTGCCGCACTGCGTGAGATTGTGGAGGGTACGCTGTCCTTTCCCGCTCCGGTGGAAGGCATCGCTCCCGGCGATCACATCCTCGAGCTCTTCCATGGCCCCACGCTCGCCTTCAAGGATTTCGGCGCGCGTTTCATGGCCCGCCTGATGGCGTGGCTGGTGCGCGGCGACAACCGCGAGCTGACCGTGCTGGTCGCCACCTCCGGCGATACCGGTGGCGCGGTGGCCTCCGCGTTCCATCGCGTGCCCGGCACCCGCGTGATCATCCTGTATCCGAAGGGCAAGGTGTCCGGTCTTCAGGAAAAGCAGCTCACCACCCTCGGCGACAACATCACCGCGCTGGAAATCGATGGCACCTTCGATGACTGCCAGCGCCTGGTGAAGTCCGCCTTCCTCGATCGCGAGCTTTCCGAATCGCTGAACCTCACCTCCGCGAACTCGATCAACCTCGCTCGCCTGGTTCCGCAGAGCTTCTACTACTTCGAAGCCGCGCGCTCGCTGCCGGAGGGCGTGAAGCCGGTGTTCGTGGTGCCGTCCGGAAACTTCGGCAATCTCACGGCAGGCTTGCTCGCGGTGCAGCTCGGTCTGCCGGTCGAGCATTTCGTCGCCGCCACCAATGCGAACGACGTGGTGCCGCAGTATCTCAAGAGCGGCGACTACCAACCGCGTCCGAGCGTCGCCACCATCTCGAATGCGATGGATGTGGGCGCGCCTTCGAACTTCGCACGCATGCAGGCGCTCTTCGGCGGCTCGTGGGAAGCGATGCGCGGCAAGATCAGCGGCTACTCCTTCACCGATGACCAGACCCGCGCCGCCATGCGCACGGTGAAAGCCACGCTCGGCTACGATCTCGATCCTCACGCCGCCGTCGGCTGGCTGGCCGCCCAGAAGTGGCGCGCCGCTCATCCCGGCACCGCGACCATCACGCTCGGCACCGCACATCCGGCGAAGTTCCTCGACGTGATGGAAGAGGAGCTCGGCAAGGATGTCGTGGAGATCCCCGAACGCCTCGCCATCCTCGCCGACCGCGAGAAGGTCGCCATCCAAATGGCCGCCGATGAAGAGGCCTTCAAGGCGTGGTTGAAGAGGTAG
- a CDS encoding homoserine kinase, producing the protein MSSSQEIRVFAPATVANVACGYDVLGFAIDAPGDEVVVRFCDKPGLHITKITGDNGKLPKNPAQNTAGVAALDLLKHLGMTDRGIEMEIHKKMPFGSGLGSSAASAVAGAYAVNKLIGEPLTKKQLLPFAMAGEASADGAWHADNVGPCLLGGIVFIRSNDELDVAQIPAPKNLWAAVVHPDIEILTKVAREILPKEIPLENATQQIGNLGGLLCGLIQEDYGLIARSIHDVIAEPRRQKLIPDFYKAKRAAMGAGALGFSISGAGPSVFALCEGKESARKVVEAISKVFSAVPLGNQAYISKINPHGVHVIGEKDAKH; encoded by the coding sequence ATGAGCTCTTCCCAAGAAATCCGTGTCTTCGCCCCCGCTACGGTGGCGAACGTCGCCTGCGGTTATGACGTCCTTGGCTTCGCCATCGACGCCCCCGGCGACGAGGTAGTGGTCCGTTTCTGCGACAAACCCGGCCTGCACATTACCAAGATCACCGGCGACAACGGCAAGCTTCCGAAAAATCCGGCCCAGAACACCGCTGGTGTGGCCGCGCTGGACCTTCTCAAGCACCTCGGCATGACCGACCGCGGCATCGAGATGGAAATCCACAAGAAGATGCCATTCGGCTCCGGCCTCGGCTCCTCCGCCGCCTCCGCCGTGGCCGGTGCCTACGCCGTGAACAAGCTCATCGGCGAACCGCTCACCAAGAAACAGCTCCTGCCCTTCGCGATGGCCGGTGAAGCCTCCGCCGACGGCGCGTGGCACGCCGACAACGTCGGCCCCTGCCTGCTCGGCGGCATCGTTTTCATCCGCTCGAACGACGAGCTGGATGTGGCGCAGATCCCCGCACCGAAGAATCTCTGGGCCGCCGTGGTCCACCCGGACATCGAGATCCTCACCAAAGTCGCCCGCGAGATCCTGCCGAAGGAGATCCCGCTGGAAAACGCCACCCAGCAGATCGGCAACCTCGGCGGCCTGCTCTGCGGCCTGATCCAGGAAGACTACGGTCTCATTGCCCGCTCGATCCACGATGTGATCGCCGAGCCGCGCCGCCAGAAGCTGATCCCGGATTTCTACAAGGCGAAGCGCGCGGCCATGGGAGCCGGTGCGCTCGGTTTCTCCATCTCCGGTGCCGGTCCGTCCGTCTTCGCCCTGTGCGAGGGCAAGGAAAGCGCCCGCAAAGTGGTGGAGGCGATCTCCAAGGTGTTCTCAGCCGTGCCGCTCGGCAACCAGGCCTACATCTCGAAGATCAATCCGCACGGCGTCCACGTCATCGGCGAAAAGGACGCGAAGCACTGA
- a CDS encoding YbjN domain-containing protein, translating to MRPPSLQIQSVEDTFGRNGWHCELVEGRDVLRAVFDAHHTRVELHAQSYPQLNALVVVAEGPLSPSEEHLQPVLELLARANKQLTLGGFEFDLDREKLVFRITNLFEREKYDPDIVSSMVHCAVAELDRITPYSQIVVRTPEDLLDDLDLERLLMREDVIPPVPGDEDDF from the coding sequence ATGCGCCCGCCCTCGCTCCAGATCCAATCCGTGGAAGACACCTTCGGCCGCAATGGCTGGCACTGCGAGCTGGTGGAAGGCCGCGACGTGCTCCGCGCCGTCTTCGACGCCCACCACACCCGCGTGGAACTCCACGCCCAGTCCTACCCGCAGCTCAACGCCCTCGTGGTGGTGGCGGAGGGGCCATTGTCCCCCTCCGAGGAGCATCTGCAGCCGGTGCTGGAACTGCTGGCGCGGGCGAACAAGCAGCTCACGCTCGGCGGCTTCGAGTTCGATCTGGACCGCGAAAAGCTCGTTTTCCGCATCACCAACCTCTTCGAGCGCGAAAAATACGACCCGGACATCGTCAGTTCCATGGTCCACTGCGCCGTGGCGGAGCTGGACCGGATCACTCCCTACAGCCAGATCGTGGTCCGCACCCCGGAAGACCTGCTGGATGACCTCGATCTGGAGCGCCTGCTGATGCGCGAGGACGTGATCCCTCCCGTGCCGGGCGACGAGGACGATTTTTGA
- a CDS encoding polyprenyl synthetase family protein, translating to MELKPYLAARAKEVDAALDQFLPKKTAAPGTIHAAMRYTVFAGGKRLRPILALAAAEACGGKAEDAIAPACAVEVLHTYSLVHDDLPCMDDDDLRRGRPTCHKVYGEGMAVLTGDALLTEAFYILAQTPASDRYGVRHYVAELALTGGSRHLIGGQVLDLEGEGQKPSKARLLKIHEAKTAALLTTSLRLGAMTANATPKQLEALTTFGHALGLAFQVIDDILDVTQSTEVLGKTAGKDAEAAKTTYPALFGLAKSRKEAARLTKEALDALKPFGKKGERLAEIAHYLLDREY from the coding sequence GTGGAACTCAAACCCTACCTCGCCGCCCGCGCCAAGGAAGTCGATGCCGCGCTCGACCAATTCCTGCCGAAGAAAACCGCCGCGCCCGGAACCATCCACGCGGCGATGCGCTACACCGTCTTCGCCGGCGGCAAGCGCCTGCGCCCGATCCTAGCCCTTGCCGCTGCGGAAGCCTGCGGCGGCAAGGCGGAGGACGCCATCGCCCCGGCCTGTGCCGTGGAGGTCCTGCATACCTACTCGCTGGTTCACGACGACCTGCCGTGCATGGACGACGATGACCTGCGACGCGGCCGCCCGACCTGCCACAAGGTCTATGGCGAGGGCATGGCCGTGCTCACCGGGGATGCGCTGCTCACCGAGGCCTTCTACATCCTAGCCCAAACCCCAGCGTCCGATCGCTACGGAGTGCGCCACTACGTGGCCGAACTCGCACTGACCGGCGGCTCCCGCCACCTCATCGGCGGCCAGGTGCTCGACCTCGAAGGCGAGGGCCAGAAGCCGTCCAAGGCGCGCTTGCTGAAGATCCACGAGGCCAAGACAGCGGCCTTGCTCACGACCTCGCTGCGGCTCGGTGCGATGACCGCCAATGCCACGCCAAAGCAACTGGAAGCGCTCACCACCTTCGGCCACGCCCTCGGTCTGGCCTTCCAGGTGATCGATGACATTCTCGACGTGACCCAGTCCACCGAAGTCCTCGGCAAGACGGCAGGCAAGGACGCGGAAGCAGCCAAGACCACCTACCCCGCTCTCTTCGGTCTGGCGAAATCCCGCAAGGAAGCCGCGCGCCTGACCAAGGAAGCACTCGATGCCCTCAAGCCCTTTGGCAAAAAGGGCGAACGCCTCGCCGAGATCGCGCACTACCTGCTGGACCGGGAGTATTGA